The genomic region gattactcattatgaaaaaaatatagcaatttacccctttacttttaaaaatgaaccaatttaccttcttatacagggaagtaaattacttcaatttaaaaaaaaaagggaggtaaattattatattttaaaaaataaagggaggtaaatcgctatttatttttttcataaagggataatttactcatttgcgaTATGACAAGGGaattgtttgcatttttctcttaaaatacGTATTTAGATGATTAGATGAAAGAGAGAGTATCCataaataatcatttatatatatgtattttaatgtTGATTTACTTTCCAAATAAAGTGAGAGTCAGAGAAATCATTAAtcaataagaaattaaaaaaaaaattagaaaagtggagtaaattttatgataacCAAAAGTTATCCTTTAATAATGTACCAACTGGTAATAATTAGTTACAGCTCTGCACTCATTATTCATGACTTATTAACTTCCACAAAATCACAATCAACTACACTTCttaatatacaaattatagagctaattaattctaattattcCCTCCAATTGAAATAACTTAGGAATTAAGAACAGCGTGCAGGAACTTGACCAGGCCCAACAAACTCATTGTCGGCATTCGAACAAGACGCCGTCGTTGGTTCTCCTGTTCTCTTCATAATCAGATCAAGCCCCACGAACTCTATGTTCTGGCATGGCCTGCTCTTGCTGCACTGAAGATTCACTGCAACTTCGGTTGCTGATGTCCCCCTCACGTTTATGAACTTCACATCTTTGATCCCAACGTCTGACTCTCCCTATACATAAATCAAGATatcaacatcaatattttgattGTTCTTGTTCAAATTTGTCGGAAGAGTACCTATTGTTGCGAAAAAAACGTTATGTATGTACCTTGCGGCTGCAAGAAGAGTGGGGGCAATAGTACTGGTCGATGATGATAGGGTTTTCGACGTTGTTGACCTTAATATCTGCGAATGTGACGTTGGAAACACTGACCGGCATTGAAGAAGGTGCCCATGTCTTAACCCTCAAGCCGTTGTCAGTGTCACTGAAAGTACAATTCTTGACGGTTATTCCCACAACATCTTCCTCGTTTTTGTACTTTCCTAAGCTTCCGATGCTGATCCCGTGGCCTGGCCCGCACCAGACTGATGTGATGTTGATGTTTGTACTCCCATCCCCCATGGATATGCAGTCGTCTCCTGTGGAAATACGAGATGCTGTGATCACAATGCCGCTGGACTTTCCAATGTGGATTCCGTCAGTGTTAGGGCTGTCCACTGGGGCTATTATGTCCAAATTCTTCAATAGCACGTTCTCACACTTGTGTAGGTTGAGATGGAACATCTTGctgtttattgaatttatgCCTCTAACCACAGAATTTCTTACATTATGAAACTTTATCGACTGTTACACAATAAAAACATAACGAAACAATGttaatataaactatttaaCTTCCTTTTGGACAAATTCTAAATCAAACATATGACTTcaagtaaaattacaagttaaCTAATAACCAATCACAATGCAAATATTACGACCATTGCCAAATATTACAACCAATCACATGTACGTGTAAATGTAGAGAGATAATCATCAAGTGCTTACCGTTGGGGGTTTCTTGCAAGCCAAAGATTTATCACATTCATTGCGCGGCCACGCTGACTCTCCATTGCCATAGAACGTGCCATTTCCAGAGATCGTCAAACGATCAACCTCATCAAACAAGATCCAATAGTCTTCATCAAGTGAAGGATCAGAAGAAGCTCTTATGGTTCCTTTGGTTTGGAAAAACGTCTCCCCATTGCATGGCCCTTCAAATGTTGCACCACTAACAAAGAAAGTTCCCGATGGCACTGCCACTACACCTCCATCAGTTGCGCATGCACCCTTCCATGCATTCAAGAACGCCTATACATATTGCAATACGATAATACATCACTCGAACACAAACATATGTACGTACAAGAATACATAGATGTGTACatacacatgcatatatatatgtactataAAGTACATCAACATGCATGCACGTGTTTGTGCATTACATGTATATAGATATGTACACGTATACGTGCACAAGCTTATAAAATACGTATACAACTAGGTTACCTTGCTACTATCGGTTTTTCCATCGGTGACGGCACCGTAATCCGTCACTGTGAAAATCTTGTTTTGGCCTTGAACATAGCTAATAATGCTCAAAAAGCAAACGAGAGAAGCCCAAAGACAGAAAACCCGCATTGAATCCATATACATTGAGTGTGAATTTGTGTATATTTATGATGAAATCCGTCTAAGTGTTTGCAGTGAGAAATGAACAAGAAATGCACACCATTTATACAGTAGAATTGAGGGTTGTTAGTTCTAATTA from Sesamum indicum cultivar Zhongzhi No. 13 linkage group LG3, S_indicum_v1.0, whole genome shotgun sequence harbors:
- the LOC105158101 gene encoding exopolygalacturonase-like; protein product: MDVQVRPMLNYTENKLMKCHYWGPSAEVTSVPCYLMNGYNFQTKCHNVGKSTMNSGMCVKSSYTNEQQTTASANSGQRRRRNELQQAAAIANSNEHERRRSTVLTERLAEIERKKRMVWQRVREKIEGQRMSENNVNLQKCYVQGQNKIFTVTDYGAVTDGKTDSSKAFLNAWKGACATDGGVVAVPSGTFFVSGATFEGPCNGETFFQTKGTIRASSDPSLDEDYWILFDEVDRLTISGNGTFYGNGESAWPRNECDKSLACKKPPTSIKFHNVRNSVVRGINSINSKMFHLNLHKCENVLLKNLDIIAPVDSPNTDGIHIGKSSGIVITASRISTGDDCISMGDGSTNINITSVWCGPGHGISIGSLGKYKNEEDVVGITVKNCTFSDTDNGLRVKTWAPSSMPVSVSNVTFADIKVNNVENPIIIDQYYCPHSSCSRKGESDVGIKDVKFINVRGTSATEVAVNLQCSKSRPCQNIEFVGLDLIMKRTGEPTTASCSNADNEFVGPGQVPARCS